A region of Odocoileus virginianus isolate 20LAN1187 ecotype Illinois chromosome 11, Ovbor_1.2, whole genome shotgun sequence DNA encodes the following proteins:
- the RO60 gene encoding RNA-binding protein RO60 isoform X1 — MEESVNQMQPLNEKQIANSEGGYVWQVTDMNRLHRFLCFGSEGGTYYIKEQKLGLENAEALIRLIEDGRGCEVIQEIKSFSQEGRTAKQEPTLFALAICSQCSDISTKQAAFKAVPEVCRIPTHLFTFIQFKKDLKESMKCGMWGRALRKAVADWYNEKGGMALALAVTKYKQRNGWSHKDLLRLSHLKPSSEGLAIVTKYITKGWKEVHELYKEKALSVEAEKLLKYLEAVEKVKHTKDELEVIHLIEEHRLVREHLLTNHLKSKEIWKALLQEMPLTALLRNLGKMTANSVLEPGNSEVSLVCEKLCNEKLLKKARIHPFHVLIALETYKTGHGLRGKLKWRPDEEILQALDAAFYKTFKTVEPAGKRFLLAIDVSASMDQRVLGSVLNASTVAAAMCMVVTRTEKDSSIVAFSDEMVPCPVTTDMTLQQVLLAMSQIPAGETDCSLPMIWAQKTNTAADVFIVFTDNETFAGSVHPAIALREYRKNMDIPAKLIVCGMTSSGFTIADPDDRGMLDMCGFDTGALDVIRSFTLDMI; from the exons atggaaGAATCTGTAAACCAAATGCAGCCACTGAATGAGAAGCAGATAGCTAATTCCGAAGGCGGATATGTGTGGCAAGTCACTGATATGAATCGGCTACACCGGTTCTTATGTTTTGGTTCTGAAGGTGGGACTTACTATATCAAAGAACAGAAGCTGGGCCTTGAGAATGCTGAAGCTTTAATCAGGTTGAttgaagatggcagaggatgtgAAGTGATACAGGAAATAAAGTCCTTTAGTCAGGAAGGCAGAACCGCAAAGCAGGAACCCACGCTCTTTGCCCTCGCCATTTGCTCCCAGTGTTCCGACATAAGCACCAAACAAGCTGCCTTCAAAGCTGTTCCTGAAGTTTGTCGCATCCCTACACACCTCTTTACTTTCATCCAGTTTAAGAAAGATCTAAAGGAAAGCATGaagtgtggcatgtggggtcgTGCCCTCCGGAAGGCTGTAGCAGACTGGTACAATGAAAAGGGTGGCATGGCCCTCGCCCTGGCAGTTACAAAATACAAACAGAGAAATGGCTGGTCTCACAAAGATCTGTTAAGACTGTCACATCTTAAACCTTCCAGTGAAG GACTTGCTATTGTCACCAAATATATTACAAAGGGCTGGAAAGAggtccatgaactgtataaagaAAAAGCGCTTTCTGTGGAGgctgaaaaattattaaagtatCTCGAGGCTGTAGAGAAGGTGAAGCACACAAAAGATGAACTGGAAGTCATTCATCTGATAGAAGAGCACAGACTGGTTAGGGAACATCTCCTAACAAATCACTTAAAGTCTAAAGAG ATATGGAAGGCTTTGTTACAGGAAATGCCTCTCACAGCATTACTTAGGAATCTGGGAAAGATGACAGCTAACTCAGTGCTTGAACCAGGAAACTCAGAAGTGTCTTTAGTATGTGAAAAGCTGTGTAatgaaaaactgttaaaaaag GCTCGTATACATCCATTTCATGTTTTAATTGCGTTAGAAACTTATAAGACAGGTCATGGGCTCAGAGGAAAACTGAAGTGGCGCCCCGATGAGGAAATTCTACAAGCTTTGGATGCCgctttttataaaacatttaag ACAGTCGAGCCAGCTGGAAAGCGTTTCTTACTGGCAATCGATGTCAGTGCTTCTATGGACCAAAGAGTTTTGGGTAGTGTACTCAATGCAAGCACAGTAGCTGCAGCAATGTGCATG GTTGTCACACGAACAGAGAAAGATTCTTCTATAGTTGCTTTTTCAGATGAAATGGTACCATGTCCAGTGACTACAGATATGACCTTACAACAAGTTTTACTGGCTATGAGTCAG ATCCCAGCAGGTGAAACTGATTGCTCTCTTCCGATGATCTGGGCTCAAAAGACAAATACAGCTGCCGATGTCTTCATCGTATTCACTGATAACGAGACCTTTGCTGGAAGTGTCCATCCTGCTATCGCTCTGAGGGAATATCGAAAG